Proteins encoded by one window of Deltaproteobacteria bacterium:
- the pssA gene encoding CDP-diacylglycerol--serine O-phosphatidyltransferase: MESSKNTAEKRETPLRKVGLIPRGKMQRRRLKRRGPSTRLRRGIFLLPSLFTAGNLVCGVFAIFFAIGGEYPQAALWILAAHVLDGVDGAVARLTHTTSQFGVEFDSLADVVSFGVAPAVLVYVFALQSWGPWGGLAPALFAVCGALRLARFNVQTLTAEKSYFTGLPIPAAAAMIAATLFIFLMLGLDGAAGKPVVFTVVTCVLAALMVSNFRYLSPKQHHFKRRSTIWLLLSALAVVILTIAMWQIVLFVALLLYTLSGPLLWLLAVRKRRRETQVLVQA, from the coding sequence ATGGAGAGTTCCAAGAACACCGCCGAGAAGAGGGAAACGCCGCTCCGGAAAGTCGGGTTGATCCCCCGCGGGAAGATGCAACGCCGCCGGCTCAAGCGCCGGGGGCCGTCCACCCGGCTGCGGCGGGGAATCTTCCTGCTGCCGAGCCTGTTCACCGCGGGCAATCTCGTCTGCGGCGTGTTCGCCATCTTCTTTGCCATCGGAGGGGAGTACCCCCAGGCAGCCCTGTGGATCCTGGCGGCGCACGTGCTGGACGGGGTCGACGGCGCGGTCGCGCGCCTCACCCACACCACCAGCCAGTTCGGCGTCGAGTTCGACTCGCTGGCGGACGTGGTTTCGTTCGGCGTGGCTCCAGCGGTGCTGGTGTACGTGTTCGCCCTGCAGTCCTGGGGTCCCTGGGGCGGCCTCGCGCCGGCGCTGTTCGCCGTGTGCGGCGCGTTGCGGCTGGCGCGTTTCAACGTGCAGACCCTGACCGCGGAGAAGAGCTACTTCACAGGCCTGCCCATCCCCGCGGCCGCCGCCATGATCGCCGCCACGCTGTTCATCTTCCTGATGCTGGGGCTCGACGGCGCCGCCGGCAAGCCGGTGGTCTTCACCGTCGTCACCTGCGTGTTGGCGGCCCTGATGGTCAGCAACTTCCGCTACCTGAGCCCGAAGCAGCACCACTTCAAGAGGCGCAGCACCATTTGGTTGTTGCTTTCCGCGTTGGCAGTCGTTATACTTACCATCGCTATGTGGCAGATCGTGCTGTTTGTAGCGTTGTTGCTGTACACGTTATCGGGCCCCTTACTATGGTTACTCGCCGTGCGGAAGCGACGGAGGGAGACGCAGGTACTCGTACAAGCCTGA
- a CDS encoding phosphatidylserine decarboxylase family protein, producing the protein MPPRGDTPIGIAREGYRFVFPALGLAAAAFVVGWTAAAVALLAVAAAVAGFFRDPARVAPGGEGLVVSPADGKVVEVDDDGAHPRGRRVSIFLSPLDVHINRAPLDARVADIRYQAGRFLAAYKGKASEENERNAVELTDASGRTVRVVQIAGFLARRIVCDVGRGDSLQRGQRFGMIMFGSRVDLHLPADATVVVRPGERVRGGETIVARL; encoded by the coding sequence GTGCCGCCGCGCGGGGACACTCCCATCGGAATCGCACGAGAAGGCTACCGGTTCGTTTTTCCGGCCCTGGGCCTGGCGGCGGCGGCCTTTGTCGTAGGCTGGACGGCGGCCGCGGTGGCGCTGCTGGCGGTGGCCGCGGCGGTGGCGGGGTTCTTTCGCGACCCCGCGCGGGTAGCGCCCGGCGGTGAAGGGCTGGTGGTTTCCCCCGCCGACGGCAAGGTCGTGGAAGTCGACGACGACGGTGCGCACCCCCGTGGCCGCAGGGTCAGTATCTTTCTCTCGCCTCTCGACGTGCATATCAATCGCGCGCCGTTGGACGCACGGGTGGCGGACATTCGCTACCAAGCGGGCCGTTTCCTGGCCGCGTACAAGGGCAAGGCATCGGAGGAGAACGAGCGCAACGCGGTCGAGTTGACGGATGCCTCGGGCAGGACCGTCCGCGTGGTGCAGATCGCCGGCTTTCTCGCGCGCCGCATCGTCTGCGACGTCGGACGCGGCGATTCGTTGCAACGGGGCCAGCGTTTTGGCATGATCATGTTCGGCTCGCGCGTGGACCTTCACCTGCCCGCGGACGCCACGGTCGTGGTGCGGCCCGGCGAGCGCGTTCGCGGCGGCGAGACCATCGTCGCGCGGCTTTGA
- the ilvC gene encoding ketol-acid reductoisomerase, protein MQVYYDQDADLSRIRDRKVTVLGYGSQGHAHATNLRDSGVDVVVGLRRDSASWAKAADAGLTVMETAEATAAGDVVMVLLPDELQGGVYQEVIQPNLKPGNYMAFGHGFNIHFKRVVPPADVNVFMVAPKGPGHLVRSEFERGRGVPCLLAIQQDPSGDTRDVGLAYAAAIGGARAAVIETTFKDETETDLFGEQTVLCGGITALIQAGYETLVEAGYPPEMAYFECCHEVKLIVDLIYEGGLANMRYSVSNTAEYGDLTRGKRIVDDGTRRVMKEILADIQSGKFADEWMNEHRSGSPNFNELRQASRSHPIEKVGEQLRSMMPWLAENRLVDKSRN, encoded by the coding sequence ATGCAAGTCTATTATGACCAGGACGCGGATCTGAGCCGGATCCGCGACCGCAAGGTCACCGTGCTCGGCTACGGCAGCCAGGGACACGCGCACGCCACGAACCTGCGCGACTCCGGCGTCGACGTGGTGGTGGGTCTGCGGCGCGACAGCGCCTCCTGGGCCAAGGCCGCGGACGCGGGTCTCACGGTGATGGAGACGGCGGAAGCGACGGCGGCGGGGGACGTGGTGATGGTGCTGTTGCCGGACGAGTTGCAAGGGGGCGTCTACCAGGAGGTGATCCAGCCCAACCTCAAGCCCGGCAACTACATGGCCTTCGGCCACGGCTTCAACATCCACTTCAAGCGCGTGGTGCCGCCCGCCGACGTGAACGTCTTCATGGTGGCGCCCAAGGGCCCCGGCCACCTGGTGCGCAGCGAGTTCGAGCGCGGCCGGGGGGTGCCGTGCCTGCTGGCGATTCAGCAGGATCCGTCCGGCGACACCCGCGACGTGGGCCTCGCCTACGCCGCGGCCATCGGCGGCGCCCGCGCGGCGGTCATCGAGACCACGTTCAAGGACGAGACGGAAACCGATCTCTTCGGCGAGCAGACGGTTTTGTGCGGCGGCATCACGGCGCTCATCCAGGCGGGCTACGAGACCCTGGTGGAGGCGGGCTACCCGCCCGAGATGGCGTATTTCGAGTGCTGCCACGAGGTCAAGCTCATCGTCGACCTGATCTACGAGGGCGGGCTGGCCAACATGCGCTATTCCGTCAGCAACACCGCGGAATACGGCGATCTGACGCGCGGGAAGCGCATCGTCGACGACGGCACGCGCAGGGTCATGAAGGAGATTCTGGCGGACATCCAGTCCGGCAAGTTCGCCGACGAGTGGATGAACGAGCACCGCTCCGGCTCGCCCAACTTCAACGAGCTGCGCCAGGCCTCCCGGAGCCATCCCATCGAGAAGGTGGGCGAGCAACTCCGCTCCATGATGCCCTGGCTGGCCGAGAACCGGCTGGTGGACAAGAGCCGGAACTGA
- the ilvN gene encoding acetolactate synthase small subunit has protein sequence MEHVISVLVENNPGVLARVAGLFSARGYNIESLSVAPTPDATVSMITVVTSGDEVIIEQIMKQLNKVIEVLKVVDLTEEDHLERETALIKILTKQAQQRDEAIRIAEIFRANIVDSTPQTYTLEVSGDAGKIQAVIDRLKPMGIKEIVRTGRIAIARDAL, from the coding sequence ATGGAACATGTGATTTCGGTCCTGGTCGAGAACAACCCGGGTGTGCTCGCGCGCGTGGCGGGCCTGTTCAGCGCTCGTGGCTACAACATCGAAAGCCTTTCCGTGGCGCCCACGCCGGACGCCACGGTGTCCATGATCACGGTGGTGACCTCGGGGGACGAGGTCATCATCGAGCAGATCATGAAGCAGCTCAACAAGGTCATCGAGGTTCTCAAGGTCGTCGACCTGACCGAGGAGGATCACCTCGAGCGGGAAACGGCGCTCATCAAGATCCTCACCAAGCAGGCACAACAGCGGGACGAAGCCATCCGCATCGCGGAGATCTTCCGCGCCAACATCGTCGATTCGACCCCGCAGACCTACACGCTCGAGGTGTCGGGAGACGCCGGCAAGATCCAGGCGGTGATCGATCGCCTGAAGCCCATGGGCATCAAGGAGATCGTCCGCACCGGCCGGATCGCCATCGCGCGCGACGCCCTGTAA
- the ilvB gene encoding biosynthetic-type acetolactate synthase large subunit: protein MKLTGSEIFVESLKCEGVKTIFGIPGGVVLKLFDVLHQQNDVEVVLTRHEQGAIHMAEGYGKATGKAGVALVTSGPGMTNIVTGLADAMMDSVPLVAFTGQVPTALIGNDAFQEADNIGISRPCTKHNVLVKDVKDLATVIKEAFYIANTGRPGPVLVDIPKDVTTESAEFHYPDKVSLRGYRPTVSGNRYQIKQAAGEILKAKRPVMYVGGGAVFSGAANEVRELADLTQIPVTMTVMGLGSFPGTHPLCMGMLGMHGTYCANMAMHEADLLIAVGARFDDRVTGKLSEFSPRARVIHIDIDPTSIKKNVHAHIPIVGDVKTVLKELVQALSSMDGNPASVKAQRRPWLKQVNAWSAQHPLAYQQEGKKETKPQYVIDKAYELTKHKAIVVTDVGQHQMWAAQYFKSGLQRTFLTSGGLGTMGFGFPAALGAQKAYPNKTVLCITSEGSFQMNLQELAVAAIHKLPVKIILLNNQFHGMVRQWQDLFYEGRYASSDLGNTPDFVKLAEAYGILGLRSEGPADVEAVLKEGLKHKGPVMMDFVIDRFENCYPMIPAGGAQHEMVLEDPPQLKTARKPSRKKGEDADAVLPA, encoded by the coding sequence ATGAAGTTGACCGGGTCGGAAATATTTGTGGAGTCGCTCAAGTGCGAGGGAGTGAAAACCATTTTCGGCATCCCTGGCGGAGTGGTCCTCAAGCTGTTTGACGTCCTGCACCAGCAGAACGACGTCGAGGTTGTCCTGACCCGGCATGAGCAGGGCGCGATACACATGGCCGAGGGTTACGGCAAGGCCACGGGCAAGGCAGGCGTGGCGCTGGTGACCTCGGGACCGGGCATGACCAACATCGTCACCGGGCTGGCGGACGCCATGATGGATTCGGTGCCGCTGGTGGCGTTCACCGGCCAGGTGCCCACCGCCCTCATCGGCAACGACGCCTTTCAGGAGGCGGACAACATCGGCATCAGCCGTCCCTGTACCAAGCACAACGTGCTGGTGAAGGACGTCAAGGACCTCGCCACGGTCATCAAGGAGGCCTTCTACATCGCCAACACCGGCCGCCCCGGCCCGGTCCTGGTGGACATCCCCAAGGACGTCACCACGGAGTCCGCCGAGTTCCATTATCCCGACAAGGTCTCGCTCAGGGGTTACCGGCCGACGGTCTCCGGCAACCGCTACCAGATCAAGCAGGCGGCCGGGGAGATCCTCAAGGCCAAGCGGCCGGTGATGTACGTGGGCGGCGGCGCGGTGTTCTCGGGAGCGGCCAACGAGGTGCGCGAGCTGGCGGACCTGACCCAGATCCCGGTGACCATGACGGTGATGGGGTTGGGCTCGTTCCCCGGCACCCATCCGCTGTGCATGGGCATGCTCGGCATGCACGGCACCTATTGCGCCAACATGGCCATGCACGAGGCCGATCTCCTCATCGCCGTGGGCGCCCGCTTCGACGACCGGGTGACCGGCAAGCTGTCGGAGTTCTCGCCGCGCGCGCGTGTGATCCACATCGACATCGATCCCACGTCGATCAAGAAGAACGTCCACGCGCACATCCCCATCGTGGGCGACGTCAAGACGGTATTGAAGGAGTTGGTGCAGGCGCTGAGCTCCATGGACGGCAATCCCGCCAGCGTCAAGGCGCAGCGCCGGCCGTGGCTCAAGCAGGTGAACGCCTGGTCCGCGCAGCATCCGCTGGCGTACCAGCAGGAGGGCAAGAAGGAGACCAAGCCGCAGTACGTCATCGACAAGGCGTACGAGCTGACGAAGCACAAGGCCATCGTGGTCACCGACGTGGGCCAGCACCAGATGTGGGCGGCGCAGTACTTCAAGAGCGGCCTCCAGCGCACCTTCCTCACCTCGGGCGGGCTCGGCACCATGGGCTTCGGGTTCCCCGCCGCCCTCGGCGCGCAGAAGGCGTATCCCAACAAGACCGTGCTGTGCATTACCAGCGAAGGCAGTTTCCAGATGAATCTCCAGGAGCTGGCGGTGGCCGCCATCCACAAGCTGCCGGTGAAGATCATCCTGCTCAACAACCAGTTCCACGGGATGGTGCGCCAGTGGCAGGACCTCTTCTACGAAGGGCGCTACGCCTCCAGCGACTTGGGCAACACTCCCGATTTCGTCAAGCTCGCCGAGGCCTACGGCATTCTCGGGCTCCGCTCCGAGGGGCCGGCGGACGTCGAGGCGGTGCTGAAGGAGGGGTTGAAGCACAAGGGTCCGGTGATGATGGACTTCGTCATCGACCGGTTCGAGAACTGCTATCCGATGATCCCCGCCGGCGGGGCGCAGCACGAGATGGTGCTGGAGGACCCGCCGCAACTGAAGACCGCGCGCAAGCCCTCGCGGAAAAAGGGAGAGGATGCGGACGCCGTTTTGCCGGCGTAA
- a CDS encoding DUF465 domain-containing protein, producing MEEREEQMIASVMDKDPELRKYYEEHLEYERLLGDLHDKGYLSPEEEMEKKRIQKLKLVGKDRIMQILGKYKSAS from the coding sequence ATGGAGGAAAGAGAGGAGCAGATGATTGCTTCCGTCATGGACAAGGACCCGGAACTGCGCAAATACTACGAAGAACATCTCGAGTACGAGCGTCTGCTGGGGGACTTGCATGACAAGGGTTACCTGTCGCCCGAAGAGGAGATGGAGAAGAAGCGCATCCAGAAACTGAAGCTCGTCGGCAAGGACCGGATCATGCAGATTCTCGGCAAGTACAAGTCGGCGAGCTGA
- the tsaB gene encoding tRNA (adenosine(37)-N6)-threonylcarbamoyltransferase complex dimerization subunit type 1 TsaB, with amino-acid sequence MRVLGLDTSTALLSAAVLDGGALVAERARESVRPRERRPGRSNHAEGLLPLIEEVLDDAGAAFSSLSLLGVAVGPGSFTGLRIGISTAKGLVYGSEIPVLGVRTLEASAYRVPAEKDPVYVCPMIDARKGEVYAALFRRTAADFECLIEDSLAAPEAMVRRVESVAAGPCLYLGSGARAYADVITRCGAGRARVSDGTEYASVAAAVARLAEAGYAAAPETAAASLAPRYIRPPDAVASAPRGAAGQP; translated from the coding sequence ATGAGAGTACTCGGACTGGACACCTCGACGGCGCTGCTGAGCGCCGCGGTCCTGGACGGCGGCGCGTTGGTGGCGGAGCGCGCGCGAGAGTCGGTGCGCCCGCGCGAGCGGCGGCCGGGCCGTTCGAACCACGCCGAGGGTTTGCTGCCGCTCATCGAGGAGGTGCTCGACGACGCCGGCGCAGCGTTCTCGAGCCTCTCGCTCCTGGGCGTGGCGGTGGGGCCGGGCTCGTTCACCGGGCTGCGCATCGGCATCAGCACGGCCAAGGGGCTGGTGTACGGCTCGGAGATCCCGGTGCTCGGGGTGCGCACCCTGGAGGCCTCGGCCTACCGGGTGCCGGCGGAAAAGGACCCCGTTTACGTCTGCCCCATGATCGACGCGCGCAAGGGCGAGGTCTACGCCGCCCTCTTCCGGCGCACGGCGGCGGACTTCGAGTGCCTTATCGAGGATTCCCTGGCGGCACCCGAGGCCATGGTCCGGCGCGTGGAGTCGGTGGCCGCGGGTCCGTGCCTCTACCTGGGGAGCGGCGCCCGGGCCTACGCCGACGTGATCACCCGGTGCGGCGCGGGCCGCGCCCGCGTGAGCGACGGGACCGAATATGCCTCGGTCGCGGCCGCCGTGGCGCGCCTCGCCGAAGCCGGGTACGCCGCCGCGCCGGAGACCGCCGCCGCTTCGCTGGCGCCGCGCTACATCCGCCCGCCCGACGCGGTGGCGAGCGCCCCCCGCGGCGCCGCGGGACAGCCCTGA
- the rseP gene encoding RIP metalloprotease RseP: protein MIDIVFMIAAAVVAFGVLVFLHELGHFLVAKKAGVGVLTFSIGFGPKVLVRRYGETEYCISAFPLGGYVRMMGEDPREEVLDEDPDRSFSQRSLAARTAIVAAGPGANFVLAVAVFLLVFVIFGVPYRTAEIGGVQPGSPAASAGLQAGDRVVMVGDRPIRSWDALSHAVRESGGRALELGVAREGREFMVSLRPTAGQAPNILGETEDVWLIGIQSAGTVEVDRPNPLTAAWLAVTRTVEMTLLTFEVLVKMVVGRVDSANLGGPLMIAQVAGEQAQRGLANYLFLVALLSVNLGVLNLLPIPMLDGGHLLFFFIEAVRGRPLEARQRERAQQFGLVLLLFVMVYAFYNDLARLFG, encoded by the coding sequence TTGATCGATATCGTTTTCATGATCGCCGCCGCGGTGGTGGCGTTCGGCGTGCTGGTGTTCCTCCACGAGCTGGGGCACTTCCTCGTGGCCAAGAAGGCCGGCGTGGGCGTGCTCACCTTCTCCATCGGCTTCGGCCCCAAGGTCCTGGTGCGCCGCTACGGCGAAACGGAATACTGCATCAGCGCCTTTCCGTTGGGCGGCTACGTCCGGATGATGGGCGAGGATCCGCGCGAGGAGGTGCTCGACGAGGACCCGGACCGGTCCTTTTCCCAGCGAAGCCTGGCGGCCCGCACCGCCATCGTCGCGGCCGGCCCGGGGGCGAACTTCGTCCTGGCCGTGGCGGTCTTCCTGCTGGTCTTCGTCATTTTCGGCGTCCCCTACCGCACGGCGGAGATCGGCGGTGTCCAGCCGGGTTCGCCCGCGGCCTCGGCCGGGCTCCAGGCCGGCGACCGCGTTGTCATGGTGGGCGACCGCCCCATCCGTTCGTGGGACGCGTTGTCGCACGCGGTTCGGGAGAGCGGCGGCCGCGCACTGGAGCTGGGGGTGGCGCGGGAGGGACGGGAGTTCATGGTCTCCTTGCGCCCCACCGCGGGACAGGCGCCCAATATCCTGGGCGAGACCGAGGACGTGTGGCTCATCGGCATCCAGAGCGCGGGCACCGTGGAGGTGGACCGGCCCAACCCGCTGACCGCGGCGTGGCTGGCGGTGACGCGCACCGTGGAGATGACGCTGCTCACCTTCGAGGTGCTGGTCAAGATGGTGGTGGGCCGGGTCGACTCCGCCAATCTCGGCGGACCGTTGATGATCGCCCAGGTGGCGGGGGAGCAGGCCCAACGGGGCCTTGCCAACTACCTGTTCCTGGTGGCGCTCCTGAGCGTCAACCTCGGCGTGCTCAACCTGCTGCCCATTCCCATGCTGGACGGCGGTCACCTGCTGTTCTTCTTCATCGAGGCCGTGCGCGGAAGACCCCTGGAGGCGAGGCAGCGGGAACGGGCGCAGCAGTTCGGCCTGGTGCTGTTGCTCTTCGTCATGGTGTACGCGTTCTACAACGATCTGGCGCGGCTCTTCGGCTGA
- a CDS encoding 1-deoxy-D-xylulose-5-phosphate reductoisomerase — MKRIVILGSTGTIGVNALDVIRTFKRRFKVSGLVAGRNLELLAEQVAEFAPRIVSVTERGDVDVLRKLMGRRRTEIVYGEDGAVAAATEPSADFVLAAIVGGAGLVPTFAAVQAGKDVGLANKEALVMSGELFVREARKRGVRLLPVDSEHSAVFQCLEGNRRKDVDKIILTASGGPFLRTPLGELPEVSVGQALEHPTWKMGPKITIDSATMMNKGLEVIEARWLFGLPAERVEVMIHPQSIVHSMVRYRDGAVMAQLGIPDMRIPIAYALSYPERLDTGLSPLDLTQGGQLTFMDVEGPRYPALDIAYGALARGGTVPPVLNAANEVAVSAFLEGRIGFRRIHEISRETIASHEPVKPRRLEQVLEADRWARAFAKDLVQRNGSAH, encoded by the coding sequence ATGAAACGCATCGTCATCCTCGGTTCCACCGGGACCATCGGGGTCAATGCCCTGGACGTGATCCGCACGTTCAAGCGCCGGTTCAAGGTCAGCGGACTCGTGGCCGGACGCAACCTGGAACTGCTGGCGGAGCAGGTGGCGGAGTTCGCCCCGCGCATCGTCAGCGTCACGGAACGCGGTGACGTGGATGTGCTGCGCAAGCTCATGGGGCGGCGCCGGACCGAGATCGTGTACGGCGAGGACGGCGCCGTGGCCGCGGCCACCGAGCCCAGCGCGGACTTCGTGCTCGCGGCCATCGTGGGCGGCGCCGGACTGGTGCCGACCTTCGCCGCGGTGCAGGCCGGCAAGGACGTGGGACTGGCCAACAAGGAAGCCCTGGTGATGTCCGGGGAACTCTTCGTGCGCGAGGCGCGCAAGCGCGGCGTGCGCCTTCTGCCGGTGGACAGCGAGCACAGCGCGGTGTTCCAGTGCCTCGAAGGGAACCGCCGGAAAGACGTGGACAAGATCATCCTCACCGCCTCGGGCGGTCCGTTCCTGCGCACGCCGCTCGGTGAACTGCCGGAGGTCAGCGTCGGTCAGGCGCTGGAGCATCCCACGTGGAAGATGGGTCCCAAGATCACCATCGATTCCGCCACCATGATGAACAAGGGACTGGAGGTCATCGAGGCGCGCTGGCTCTTCGGCCTGCCCGCGGAGCGCGTGGAGGTGATGATCCATCCCCAGAGCATCGTCCACTCCATGGTGCGCTACCGCGACGGCGCGGTCATGGCGCAGCTCGGGATCCCCGACATGCGCATCCCCATCGCCTACGCACTCTCCTACCCGGAACGGCTCGACACCGGGCTGTCGCCGCTCGACCTGACCCAGGGCGGCCAGCTCACCTTCATGGACGTGGAAGGCCCGCGCTATCCCGCCCTGGACATCGCTTACGGCGCGCTCGCCCGGGGAGGCACCGTTCCCCCTGTCCTCAACGCCGCCAACGAGGTGGCGGTGTCGGCTTTCCTGGAAGGACGCATCGGCTTTCGCCGCATCCACGAGATCAGCCGGGAGACCATCGCCTCTCACGAGCCGGTCAAGCCGCGGCGCCTGGAGCAGGTCCTGGAGGCCGACCGCTGGGCGCGGGCGTTCGCCAAGGACCTCGTGCAACGCAACGGGTCGGCCCATTGA
- a CDS encoding phosphatidate cytidylyltransferase, whose amino-acid sequence MRARVLTALVGIPFVVGIVVADRVWLFTLFVEALALVALCEYFRMAFPAHRGVRLTGVAAGMLFSLTLAAPGLSSLLPLIVALLFAAFVFVGGAAEERYRHLGLALAGAFYLGYLFPHFIVLYRGGYEWVLWVLIVVFCSDSAAYFAGVAVGRRKLYPSISPGKTVEGAIAATVAGALAGWVSGAWLLALPLAHLLWLSPAIAVIAQVGDLFESLIKRGFAAKDSGGILPGHGGLMDRLDSLVFPGVVSTYCLRLL is encoded by the coding sequence ATGCGCGCCCGCGTACTGACCGCACTGGTCGGAATCCCCTTCGTCGTCGGAATCGTCGTCGCGGACCGCGTCTGGCTGTTCACGCTGTTCGTCGAAGCCCTCGCCCTCGTTGCCCTTTGCGAATACTTCCGCATGGCCTTCCCGGCTCACCGGGGGGTGCGTCTCACGGGAGTGGCGGCCGGCATGCTGTTTTCCCTCACCTTGGCCGCGCCCGGTCTGTCGAGCCTGCTGCCGCTGATCGTGGCGCTCCTGTTCGCCGCGTTCGTCTTTGTCGGGGGCGCGGCGGAGGAACGTTACCGCCACCTCGGCCTGGCCCTGGCCGGCGCCTTCTACCTGGGCTACCTGTTCCCCCACTTCATCGTCCTTTACCGCGGCGGCTACGAGTGGGTGTTGTGGGTGTTGATCGTGGTGTTCTGCAGCGACAGCGCCGCCTACTTCGCCGGTGTGGCCGTGGGCCGGAGAAAGTTGTATCCTTCAATCAGTCCGGGAAAGACGGTGGAGGGCGCCATCGCCGCCACCGTCGCGGGCGCGCTGGCCGGATGGGTGTCGGGTGCGTGGCTGCTGGCGTTGCCGTTGGCGCACTTGCTTTGGCTTTCCCCGGCCATCGCCGTCATCGCGCAGGTCGGCGACCTGTTCGAGTCGCTCATCAAGCGCGGGTTCGCCGCCAAGGACTCCGGCGGCATCCTGCCGGGTCACGGCGGCCTGATGGACCGGCTTGACAGCCTCGTCTTTCCGGGTGTCGTGAGCACCTACTGTCTGCGGTTGCTTTAA
- the uppS gene encoding polyprenyl diphosphate synthase, whose product MNLHGLEKSRLPTHVAIIMDGNGRWARLRGKSRLEGHREGTAAVRATVELSRDLGIRYLSLYAFSSENWNRPHDEVEGLMALLESYLECEQERMMREGIRLMAIGDRQRLPVSVRRVLDQNIDLTRHNTAITVILALSYSGRDDIVRTVRDIARKVKEGEYDLPEIDESLVAAHTETGCIPDPDLLIRTSGEMRISNFFLWQIPYTELYITPTLWPDFSKRQYIEALLEFQRRQRRFGKTDEQILRG is encoded by the coding sequence ATGAATCTCCACGGGCTGGAAAAGAGCCGGCTCCCCACTCATGTCGCGATCATCATGGACGGCAATGGACGCTGGGCCAGGCTGCGCGGCAAGAGTCGTCTGGAAGGCCACCGGGAGGGTACGGCCGCGGTGCGTGCCACGGTGGAATTGAGCCGTGACCTGGGCATTCGCTACCTTTCGCTGTACGCGTTCTCCTCGGAAAACTGGAACCGCCCGCACGATGAGGTGGAGGGGTTGATGGCGTTGCTGGAGAGCTACCTGGAGTGCGAGCAAGAGCGCATGATGCGCGAGGGCATCCGGCTCATGGCCATCGGCGACCGCCAACGCCTGCCCGTGTCGGTGCGCCGGGTGCTGGACCAGAACATAGACCTCACGCGCCACAACACCGCCATCACCGTCATCCTGGCGTTGAGCTACAGCGGCCGTGACGACATCGTCAGGACGGTCCGGGACATCGCCCGCAAGGTGAAGGAAGGGGAGTACGACCTTCCCGAGATCGACGAGTCCCTGGTGGCGGCCCATACGGAGACCGGGTGCATACCTGATCCGGACCTCTTGATCCGCACCAGCGGAGAGATGCGCATCAGCAATTTCTTCCTTTGGCAGATACCCTACACGGAGCTCTACATCACCCCGACGCTGTGGCCTGACTTCTCCAAGCGTCAGTACATCGAGGCGTTGCTGGAGTTCCAGAGGCGCCAACGTCGATTCGGCAAGACCGACGAGCAGATCCTGCGGGGCTGA
- the frr gene encoding ribosome recycling factor, whose translation MDDVFFQAFQDDLETTLAAMRRELGRVRTGRASASLFDGVVVEYYGTQTPLNQIATVAVPEPRLVTIQAYDRSAIAGIERAILKADLGLTPANDGQLIRVPIPELSEERRRDLVKQVRKTAEEYRVSVRNHRRAAIEELKSMQKGKEITEDDVKHGQDRIQKITTDFVGKVDGFLKAKEEEIMEV comes from the coding sequence ATGGACGATGTCTTCTTTCAGGCTTTTCAGGACGACCTGGAGACGACCCTGGCGGCCATGCGCCGGGAGTTGGGACGGGTGCGCACCGGCAGGGCTTCGGCCTCCCTCTTCGACGGGGTCGTGGTGGAATACTACGGCACCCAGACGCCCTTGAACCAGATCGCCACCGTCGCCGTTCCCGAGCCTCGGCTGGTGACGATCCAGGCCTATGATCGCAGCGCCATCGCCGGCATCGAAAGAGCCATTCTCAAGGCGGACCTGGGCCTCACCCCCGCCAACGACGGTCAGCTCATCCGGGTGCCGATTCCGGAGCTCAGCGAGGAGCGGCGCAGGGACTTGGTGAAGCAGGTGCGCAAGACCGCGGAGGAATACCGGGTCTCCGTGCGCAACCATCGGCGCGCCGCCATCGAAGAGCTGAAGTCGATGCAGAAGGGCAAGGAGATCACCGAGGACGACGTCAAGCACGGCCAGGACCGCATCCAGAAGATCACCACGGATTTCGTCGGCAAGGTGGACGGGTTCCTCAAGGCCAAGGAAGAGGAGATCATGGAGGTCTAG